Proteins encoded in a region of the Leifsonia sp. PS1209 genome:
- a CDS encoding sensor histidine kinase has product MAWTADEQARLSRAERGWANRPRPPAARWFPVILSAIIQVPGVIIALHDARQDALSLVFVLVAFAASFVLLAAREHPGVVVAVIGLLCAPAIAVSAGPPFAAVPLALAVVSAVVRGARVWAWGTLAGLAVLGPLAAYLLSAQPTASIRPLIVALILLLLVGVGEAIRNRRDRYRELSRTIAARRESAAEAERLRIARELHDVLAHSLSQISVQAGVGLHLFDSRPEKARESLEAIKATSSQALEEVRGVLGFLRSEGDGAARAPEPDIDRIPSLVDTYQRAGLDVRYDNALSSVPAPAIQLAIYRIVQESLTNVGRHAQASTVNVSLRQDDRDYIVSVADDGRGLPEGIEEPGGKGVLGMRERAELLGGRFEAVPGGPAGATRGVTVTARIPIRTAATP; this is encoded by the coding sequence ATGGCCTGGACCGCGGACGAGCAAGCGCGGCTCTCGCGCGCCGAACGCGGCTGGGCCAACCGGCCCCGGCCGCCGGCGGCCCGCTGGTTCCCGGTGATCCTGTCCGCGATCATCCAGGTGCCCGGCGTCATCATCGCCCTGCACGACGCGCGCCAGGATGCGCTCTCCCTGGTCTTCGTGCTCGTCGCCTTCGCTGCGTCGTTCGTCCTCCTCGCCGCCCGCGAGCATCCCGGGGTCGTGGTGGCCGTGATCGGCCTGCTCTGCGCCCCGGCCATCGCGGTCAGCGCCGGACCGCCGTTCGCGGCCGTCCCGCTCGCCCTCGCGGTGGTGAGCGCCGTCGTGCGCGGCGCGAGGGTCTGGGCGTGGGGGACGCTCGCCGGGCTGGCCGTGCTCGGCCCGCTCGCGGCGTACCTGCTGAGCGCCCAGCCGACCGCGAGCATCCGGCCGTTGATCGTCGCGCTCATCCTGCTGCTGCTCGTCGGCGTCGGGGAGGCCATCCGGAACAGGCGCGACCGCTACCGGGAACTGTCGCGGACGATCGCCGCGCGGCGGGAGAGCGCCGCGGAGGCCGAGCGTCTGCGCATCGCCAGGGAGCTGCACGACGTGCTCGCGCACTCTCTGTCGCAGATCAGCGTGCAGGCAGGGGTCGGCCTTCACCTGTTCGATTCCCGGCCGGAGAAGGCAAGGGAGAGCCTGGAGGCGATCAAGGCCACCAGCAGTCAGGCCCTCGAGGAGGTGCGCGGCGTGCTCGGCTTCCTGCGGTCGGAGGGCGACGGCGCCGCGCGCGCCCCCGAGCCGGACATCGACCGCATCCCGTCGCTGGTGGATACCTACCAGCGCGCAGGGCTCGACGTCCGCTACGACAACGCGCTCAGCAGCGTTCCCGCTCCCGCCATCCAGCTCGCGATCTACCGGATCGTGCAGGAGTCGCTGACCAACGTCGGGCGTCACGCCCAGGCGAGCACCGTGAACGTCTCGCTGCGCCAGGACGACCGCGACTACATCGTCTCCGTCGCCGACGACGGCCGGGGACTTCCGGAGGGCATCGAGGAGCCGGGAGGCAAGGGCGTGCTCGGGATGCGCGAACGCGCCGAACTGCTCGGCGGCCGGTTCGAAGCGGTGCCCGGCGGTCCCGCAGGGGCGACTAGAGGCGTCACCGTGACCGCCCGCATCCCGATCCGCACGGCGGCGACCCCGTGA
- a CDS encoding response regulator transcription factor codes for MIRVLLADDQHLVRAGFRALLEAEDGIDVVGEAATGRDAVALVKQQHPDVVLMDIRMPDGDGLWATEEIVRDPELGGTHIVIVTTFELDEYVAQAITAGASGFLVKDTEPVDLIRAVRVAAAGDALLSPGVTRRLLERVAGGLRPAPPTTALDALTEREREVLALVGQGLSNGEIGERLFLSPLTAKTHVSRIMQKLDARDRVHLVVLAYESGLVQPGWQ; via the coding sequence GTGATCCGGGTGCTCCTGGCCGACGACCAGCACCTCGTCCGCGCGGGCTTCCGGGCGCTGCTCGAAGCGGAGGACGGTATCGACGTCGTCGGCGAGGCGGCGACGGGCAGAGACGCCGTGGCCCTGGTGAAGCAGCAGCATCCGGATGTGGTGCTCATGGACATCCGGATGCCGGACGGCGACGGGCTGTGGGCGACGGAGGAGATCGTGCGCGACCCCGAGCTGGGTGGCACGCACATCGTGATCGTGACCACCTTCGAGCTGGACGAGTACGTGGCGCAGGCCATCACGGCGGGCGCGAGCGGCTTCCTGGTGAAGGACACGGAGCCGGTCGACCTGATCCGGGCCGTGCGGGTCGCGGCGGCGGGGGATGCGCTGCTGTCGCCCGGCGTCACCCGGCGGCTGCTGGAGCGCGTCGCCGGCGGGCTGCGCCCTGCACCGCCGACCACGGCGCTCGACGCGCTCACCGAGCGCGAGCGCGAGGTGCTCGCCCTGGTCGGCCAGGGACTCAGCAACGGCGAGATCGGCGAGCGGCTCTTCCTCAGCCCGCTGACCGCGAAGACGCACGTGTCCCGCATCATGCAGAAACTGGATGCGCGCGACAGGGTGCACCTGGTGGTTCTGGCGTACGAGAGCGGTCTCGTGCAGCCGGGGTGGCAGTGA
- a CDS encoding ATP-binding protein: MNALSATEARSLVLVLAIAGAVLLVAAVVFLVLWLLARGSRARLSNQREESEWDRIDRELELAEQAGRFRIVRELGDVAIQSVSRLASQAEGIRYAAATDREAADRSVAALETSARDALGDLRRIQTVVRDGESAAMPQPSLHSARDLFRVMRDAGLDVTFTENGDRFELRQGAELAVFRILQSSLENALKHGGPGTAVAIAFTWTGDGLQVSVDDDGIRSAARRMGLDGPAVDQATQYTIEEDLRALTETYDGAGLTGMRERAALFGGVLNASTVPGVGFSLSVVFPALKFHNGVHGVDLGK, encoded by the coding sequence ATGAACGCTCTGTCAGCGACAGAGGCCAGGAGTCTCGTGCTCGTGCTCGCCATCGCCGGAGCCGTGCTGCTCGTCGCCGCCGTCGTCTTCCTCGTGCTATGGCTGCTCGCCCGCGGTTCCCGCGCCAGGCTCAGCAACCAGCGCGAGGAGAGCGAGTGGGACAGGATCGACCGCGAACTGGAGCTCGCCGAGCAGGCCGGCCGGTTCCGCATCGTGCGTGAACTCGGCGATGTGGCCATCCAGTCGGTGTCGAGGCTCGCATCGCAGGCCGAGGGCATCCGGTACGCGGCCGCCACCGACCGGGAGGCGGCCGACCGCTCCGTCGCCGCTCTGGAGACGTCCGCCCGGGATGCGCTCGGCGACCTGCGGCGCATCCAGACCGTCGTGCGCGACGGGGAGAGCGCCGCGATGCCGCAGCCGAGTCTGCACTCCGCCCGCGACCTGTTCCGGGTGATGCGGGATGCGGGACTCGACGTGACGTTCACCGAGAACGGCGACCGGTTCGAGCTGCGTCAGGGCGCCGAGCTCGCCGTGTTCCGCATCCTGCAGTCGAGCCTCGAGAATGCGCTCAAGCACGGCGGGCCCGGCACCGCCGTCGCCATCGCCTTCACCTGGACGGGCGACGGCCTGCAGGTCAGCGTCGACGACGACGGCATCCGCTCCGCCGCCCGCAGGATGGGCCTCGACGGCCCCGCCGTCGACCAGGCGACGCAGTACACGATCGAGGAGGACCTGCGCGCCCTCACCGAGACGTACGACGGCGCCGGCCTCACCGGGATGCGGGAACGCGCGGCGCTGTTCGGGGGCGTGCTGAACGCATCCACCGTTCCTGGCGTCGGGTTCTCGCTGTCTGTGGTGTTCCCCGCGCTCAAGTTCCACAACGGGGTGCACGGGGTCGACCTGGGCAAGTAG
- the def gene encoding peptide deformylase — translation MAVLPIRITGDPVLHTPAAPVTEFDDALHTLVDDMFETMDAAPGVGLAGPQVGVPLRLFVYGWTDDDDVVHRGVAINPVLWISPATIDELDEDAEAEGCLSFPGERFPLRRAASAILQAVDLAGEPFEVHADGWLARIFQHEFDHLDGILYVDRLDHPYGKAARKVQKKNSWGVPGLSWLPGRDHLDD, via the coding sequence ATGGCCGTCCTTCCCATCCGGATCACCGGAGACCCTGTTCTGCACACGCCCGCCGCTCCCGTCACGGAGTTCGACGACGCCCTGCACACCCTCGTCGACGACATGTTCGAGACGATGGATGCTGCGCCCGGCGTCGGTCTGGCCGGCCCGCAGGTGGGTGTCCCGCTCCGCCTGTTCGTCTACGGCTGGACGGACGACGACGACGTCGTGCACCGCGGTGTGGCGATCAACCCGGTGCTCTGGATCAGCCCGGCGACCATCGACGAGCTCGACGAGGACGCGGAGGCGGAGGGCTGCCTGTCGTTCCCCGGCGAGCGGTTCCCGCTGCGGCGCGCCGCGAGCGCCATCCTGCAGGCCGTCGACCTGGCCGGTGAGCCGTTCGAGGTGCACGCGGACGGCTGGCTTGCCCGCATCTTCCAGCACGAGTTCGACCACCTGGACGGCATCCTCTACGTCGACAGGCTCGACCACCCGTACGGCAAGGCCGCCAGGAAGGTGCAGAAGAAGAACAGCTGGGGCGTGCCCGGGCTGAGCTGGCTGCCCGGCCGCGATCACCTGGACGACTGA